The proteins below are encoded in one region of Ferruginibacter lapsinanis:
- the frr gene encoding ribosome recycling factor, whose amino-acid sequence MSEELDLIKMDAESTMRKAISHLETELTKIRAGKANPNMLDGIVAEYYGSPTPLAQIANIMVLDARTISVQPWEKNMLQPIERAIIAANIGINPQNDGNFIRLFLPPLTEERRKELVKRCNGEGETGKVSIRSIRRDAIEQIKKLQKDGLSEDAAKDAEAEIQELTNKFIGLVEKHLEAKEKEIMVV is encoded by the coding sequence ATGTCAGAAGAGTTAGATTTAATCAAAATGGACGCTGAGTCTACAATGAGAAAGGCAATAAGCCATTTGGAAACAGAATTGACAAAAATTCGTGCAGGTAAAGCCAATCCCAATATGCTGGATGGAATTGTGGCGGAATATTATGGTTCCCCTACTCCTTTGGCACAAATTGCTAATATAATGGTATTAGATGCCCGTACCATTTCTGTTCAGCCCTGGGAAAAAAATATGCTTCAACCAATTGAAAGAGCGATCATTGCTGCTAACATTGGCATTAACCCTCAGAATGATGGTAATTTTATCAGACTATTTTTACCTCCGTTAACCGAAGAAAGACGTAAAGAATTAGTGAAGAGATGTAATGGTGAAGGCGAAACGGGCAAGGTATCCATTCGCAGTATCAGAAGAGATGCCATCGAACAAATAAAAAAATTACAAAAAGACGGATTAAGCGAAGATGCCGCAAAAGATGCTGAAGCAGAGATACAGGAGCTTACCAATAAATTTATCGGGCTGGTAGAAAAGCACCTGGAAGCAAAAGAAAAAGAAATTATGGTGGTGTAA
- a CDS encoding sterol desaturase family protein — translation MPFKFDETALILITTPLYILVIGGEILFSHLHVKKYYSFKGVIQNIYLSLINAGIDLLFRSIYLFIILQWFYTHAFYSFKPFGWVYWLMLFILEDLAFYVEHRVDHYCRVFWAVHVTHHSSEEYNLTTGFRSSVFQPLYRFIYFIPLALLGFDPIDIVFMYSITQIYGILVHTQAIKKMPKWFEILFVSPSHHRVHHASNVLYLDKNMGMCLIIWDKMFGTFQEEIPDEPVKYGLTKPISNPYHPLKIIFHEWQSIGKDLKKKTSFFTKLKYLFMPPGWSHDGSSKTAKEMRKEL, via the coding sequence ATGCCTTTTAAGTTTGATGAAACTGCTTTAATACTTATAACTACTCCCCTATACATTTTAGTTATCGGAGGAGAAATATTATTCAGCCATCTTCACGTAAAAAAATATTATAGTTTTAAAGGTGTCATTCAGAACATATATCTGTCATTAATAAATGCAGGCATAGATCTGTTATTCAGGTCGATATATCTTTTTATTATCCTCCAATGGTTTTATACGCATGCCTTCTATTCATTCAAGCCATTTGGGTGGGTATATTGGCTGATGCTTTTTATTTTAGAAGATCTGGCATTTTATGTGGAGCATAGGGTCGATCATTATTGCCGAGTTTTCTGGGCAGTACATGTTACGCATCATTCTTCGGAAGAATACAATCTTACAACAGGATTCCGTTCATCAGTATTCCAACCCCTGTATCGTTTCATTTACTTTATCCCATTAGCCTTACTTGGTTTTGACCCAATCGATATTGTATTTATGTATTCGATTACGCAGATATATGGTATCCTTGTGCATACACAGGCAATAAAAAAAATGCCTAAATGGTTTGAGATACTATTTGTAAGTCCCAGTCATCACAGGGTACATCATGCAAGCAATGTTTTGTATCTGGATAAGAATATGGGAATGTGTTTAATTATCTGGGATAAAATGTTTGGCACTTTTCAGGAAGAAATACCCGACGAGCCGGTAAAATATGGACTTACAAAACCTATTAGCAACCCGTATCATCCGTTGAAAATTATTTTTCACGAGTGGCAAAGTATTGGTAAAGACCTGAAAAAGAAAACATCTTTTTTTACCAAGTTAAAATATCTTTTTATGCCACCGGGATGGAGCCATGATGGTAGTAGTAAGACGGCAAAGGAGATGAGAAAAGAGTTATAA
- a CDS encoding TraR/DksA family transcriptional regulator encodes MATKKKVAAKPAAKKTAKPIKKAVPVKKVAPKKAAKPTPKKVAKPTPKSAKPLPKKVAPKKAAPAPAKKAAAPAPKKVTVVKKSPEKAAPKPMTKKVEAKATPKPAAPAKVTAPVKAKDIKVPAPKPVVIPKISTKTVRTYQPDFTKSVLDKAPKDPGAPSQRYSDPELAEFKELILRKLEAAKKELSYLHGLITRKDEMGGDDTDNRYMTMEDGSLSMEREQLSQMASRQITFIDHLEKAIMRIENKTYGICRVTGKLIDKARLRAVPHATLSIEAKMGAVK; translated from the coding sequence ATGGCAACTAAAAAGAAAGTAGCAGCCAAGCCTGCTGCAAAAAAAACGGCTAAACCCATTAAAAAAGCTGTGCCTGTTAAAAAAGTTGCCCCTAAAAAGGCTGCTAAACCTACCCCTAAAAAGGTGGCAAAACCTACTCCAAAATCCGCTAAACCACTGCCCAAAAAAGTTGCTCCTAAAAAGGCGGCACCGGCTCCTGCAAAAAAAGCTGCAGCACCGGCCCCTAAAAAAGTAACGGTAGTTAAAAAAAGTCCCGAAAAGGCAGCACCAAAACCTATGACAAAAAAAGTTGAAGCAAAAGCAACGCCTAAGCCGGCTGCTCCGGCTAAAGTAACTGCGCCGGTTAAAGCAAAGGACATTAAAGTGCCTGCGCCAAAGCCTGTAGTTATTCCAAAAATATCTACTAAAACAGTACGTACCTACCAGCCAGATTTTACTAAATCTGTTTTGGATAAGGCTCCGAAAGATCCAGGCGCTCCTTCTCAGCGTTACAGCGATCCTGAATTGGCTGAGTTTAAGGAGCTTATATTGCGCAAGCTGGAAGCTGCGAAAAAAGAACTTTCATACTTACACGGACTAATTACCCGTAAAGATGAAATGGGTGGTGATGATACAGATAATCGCTACATGACCATGGAAGATGGCAGTTTAAGCATGGAAAGAGAACAATTGAGCCAAATGGCCAGTCGTCAGATCACTTTCATCGACCATCTGGAAAAAGCGATCATGCGTATCGAAAATAAAACTTACGGCATCTGCCGTGTAACAGGCAAATTAATTGACAAAGCCCGTTTACGTGCAGTACCTCATGCAACATTAAGCATAGAAGCTAAAATGGGAGCAGTAAAATAA
- the ileS gene encoding isoleucine--tRNA ligase: MSTKYKEFQQLNLPNIGEEILAKWKEHSAFEKSVDLREGKTPYVFYEGPPSANGMPGIHHVISRTLKDLVCRYKTMQGFQVKRKGGWDTHGLPVELGVEKLLGITKEDIGKKISVEEYNATCRREVLKFKDKWDDITKKMGYWVDLNSPYVTFENNYVETLWWCLSELYKKGYLYESVSIQPYSPAAGTGLSSHELNQPGTYKDVKDTSATVMFRVIQNSKFNIHNVNGDVFLMAWTTTPWTLPSNLGLTVGPAIDYVLVKTFNPYTHLPIDVILAKPLVGKYFKAEGENGDFENYNATVKLLPWKILSEFKGKDLEGVQYEQLLPSEANTLEKIQEITPGAEPFKVITDSFVTTEDGTGIVHTAPAFGADDFKVGKKNNLGILTLVDREGKFVDGVGEFSGRYVKNYKDEKDYVDVNVDIAVKLKLENRAFKVEKYEHNYPHCWRTDKPIIYYPLDAWFIKTTAVKDRMVELNKTINWKPAATGTGRFGNWLENMVDWNLSRSRYWGTPLPIWKTEDGEEQKCIGSIEELNNEIKKASAILGGETNKHYLHEGILDLHKPYVDDIVLVSDKGLPMKRVSDLVDVWFDSGAMPYAQWHFPFENKETFKQNFPADFIAEGVDQTRGWFYTLHVLGVLLFDSVAYKTVVSNGLVLDKNGNKMSKRLGNVVDPFETINSYGADATRWYLITNASPWDSLKFDTEGIKEVQRKFFGTLYNTYQFFALYANVDGFTFKEAYIPVKDRPEIDRWILSSLNTLIKTTQKSFDEYEPTQAGRAIEEFVDSLLSNWYVRLCRRRFWKGEYEHDKICAYQTLYECLETLSKLMAPIAPFFADWLFNNLNEVSNRFTNESVHHTDYPVANDTVIDTDLEKRMLLAQDASSLILSLRKKVNIKVRQPLQKVFIPAMDSEMAARIKQVEDIIKAETNIKEVDVLNADNDFIQKKAKANFKTLGKKLGQKMKWAAEQIATFDNATIDKVQEGEYLLNPDYQTQGVDAIYITSEDLEVSTDEIPGYEVASKGSLTVALDVVITELLKKEGDAREFVNKIQNIRKDSGFELTDKIIVEVLENQGLQASLIQFKDYICGEILADSLVFLPTLTGGSEVEVNEAILKVNVYKKGE; this comes from the coding sequence ATGAGTACCAAATACAAAGAATTCCAACAGCTTAACTTACCCAATATAGGAGAAGAGATATTGGCCAAATGGAAAGAGCATAGTGCTTTCGAAAAAAGCGTTGACCTGAGAGAAGGCAAAACTCCTTATGTTTTTTACGAAGGCCCCCCAAGTGCGAATGGTATGCCGGGTATTCACCATGTGATCAGCAGGACGCTGAAAGACCTGGTTTGCCGATACAAAACCATGCAGGGTTTTCAGGTAAAACGTAAAGGCGGATGGGACACTCATGGCTTGCCAGTAGAATTAGGCGTTGAAAAATTATTGGGCATTACCAAAGAAGATATCGGTAAAAAAATATCTGTAGAAGAATACAATGCCACCTGTCGTAGAGAAGTATTAAAATTTAAAGACAAATGGGACGATATTACCAAAAAGATGGGTTATTGGGTTGACCTGAACAGCCCTTATGTAACTTTTGAAAATAATTATGTTGAAACCTTATGGTGGTGTTTATCAGAATTATATAAAAAAGGATATCTATACGAAAGTGTAAGCATCCAGCCCTACTCTCCTGCAGCTGGCACTGGATTATCTTCTCATGAACTAAATCAGCCGGGTACTTATAAAGATGTGAAGGATACAAGCGCAACAGTAATGTTCCGGGTAATTCAAAACTCAAAATTCAACATTCATAATGTGAATGGAGATGTATTCTTGATGGCCTGGACGACAACACCGTGGACATTACCCTCTAACCTTGGCCTAACTGTTGGACCTGCCATAGATTATGTCCTGGTTAAAACCTTCAATCCTTATACTCATCTTCCTATCGATGTGATTTTGGCAAAACCTTTGGTTGGCAAATACTTTAAAGCAGAAGGAGAAAATGGTGATTTCGAAAATTACAATGCAACAGTAAAATTATTGCCCTGGAAAATTTTGAGTGAATTCAAAGGAAAAGATCTGGAGGGTGTTCAATACGAACAACTTCTTCCTTCTGAAGCAAATACTTTGGAAAAGATTCAGGAAATAACTCCGGGTGCAGAACCATTTAAAGTTATCACAGATAGTTTTGTTACTACAGAAGATGGTACTGGTATAGTACATACTGCTCCTGCTTTTGGCGCAGATGATTTTAAAGTTGGAAAGAAAAATAACCTGGGTATTTTAACCTTAGTGGATAGAGAAGGGAAATTTGTAGATGGTGTGGGTGAATTCAGCGGCCGTTATGTAAAAAATTATAAAGACGAAAAAGATTATGTAGATGTCAATGTAGATATCGCCGTAAAATTAAAATTAGAGAACAGGGCTTTTAAAGTAGAAAAATACGAACATAATTATCCTCATTGCTGGCGTACTGATAAGCCCATTATTTATTATCCGCTGGATGCATGGTTCATCAAAACCACAGCAGTAAAAGACAGAATGGTTGAGTTGAATAAAACCATCAATTGGAAACCCGCTGCTACCGGTACCGGCCGTTTTGGTAACTGGTTAGAAAATATGGTGGATTGGAATTTGAGCCGTAGCCGTTATTGGGGCACTCCTTTGCCCATCTGGAAAACAGAAGATGGAGAAGAACAAAAATGCATTGGATCAATTGAAGAACTGAACAATGAAATAAAAAAAGCCTCTGCAATTTTAGGTGGCGAAACAAACAAGCATTACTTACATGAAGGCATACTCGATCTGCACAAGCCTTATGTAGATGACATTGTATTGGTAAGTGATAAAGGCTTACCAATGAAAAGAGTTTCTGATCTGGTAGATGTTTGGTTTGATAGCGGTGCAATGCCTTACGCACAATGGCATTTCCCTTTTGAAAATAAAGAAACATTCAAACAAAATTTCCCGGCAGATTTTATTGCAGAAGGTGTTGATCAAACCCGTGGCTGGTTTTATACTTTACACGTTTTAGGTGTGTTATTATTTGATTCTGTGGCTTACAAAACGGTTGTCAGTAACGGTTTGGTGCTGGATAAGAATGGCAATAAGATGAGTAAGCGTTTAGGGAATGTTGTTGATCCTTTCGAAACGATTAACAGTTATGGTGCTGATGCCACAAGATGGTATCTGATCACCAACGCATCCCCATGGGATAGTTTAAAATTTGATACAGAAGGCATCAAAGAAGTACAAAGAAAATTCTTCGGAACATTATACAACACCTATCAGTTTTTTGCACTGTATGCAAATGTTGATGGGTTTACTTTTAAAGAAGCATACATCCCTGTAAAAGACCGACCGGAAATTGATCGCTGGATATTATCTTCTTTAAACACCCTGATAAAAACGACACAGAAAAGTTTTGATGAATACGAACCAACCCAGGCTGGCCGTGCTATTGAGGAGTTTGTAGATTCGTTGTTAAGCAACTGGTATGTGCGTCTTTGTCGTCGTCGCTTTTGGAAAGGAGAATACGAACATGATAAAATTTGTGCGTATCAAACTTTGTATGAATGTTTAGAAACACTGAGCAAATTAATGGCACCTATTGCCCCATTCTTTGCAGATTGGTTATTCAATAACCTGAATGAGGTTTCTAACAGATTTACCAACGAATCGGTACACCATACCGATTACCCTGTAGCAAACGATACTGTTATAGATACTGATCTAGAAAAAAGAATGTTACTGGCGCAGGATGCTTCATCGCTTATCTTATCATTAAGAAAAAAGGTAAATATCAAAGTTCGTCAACCACTGCAAAAAGTATTTATTCCTGCAATGGATAGTGAAATGGCTGCCAGGATAAAACAGGTGGAAGACATCATTAAAGCAGAAACAAATATCAAGGAAGTAGATGTTCTGAATGCAGATAACGACTTTATCCAGAAAAAGGCAAAAGCCAATTTTAAAACATTGGGTAAAAAATTAGGACAAAAAATGAAATGGGCTGCGGAACAAATCGCTACATTTGATAATGCGACCATTGATAAGGTACAGGAAGGTGAATATTTGCTGAATCCGGATTACCAGACCCAGGGGGTAGACGCAATTTATATCACCAGTGAAGATCTGGAGGTTTCAACAGATGAAATACCGGGTTATGAAGTGGCTTCTAAAGGATCATTAACCGTAGCTTTGGACGTAGTTATTACTGAATTGCTGAAAAAAGAGGGTGATGCAAGAGAATTTGTAAACAAGATTCAGAATATCCGTAAAGACAGTGGATTTGAACTAACGGATAAAATAATTGTAGAAGTATTGGAAAATCAAGGGCTGCAAGCATCTTTAATTCAATTTAAAGATTATATTTGCGGCGAAATTTTGGCAGATTCGCTTGTCTTTTTACCCACTTTAACCGGTGGATCTGAGGTAGAAGTGAACGAAGCCATATTAAAAGTCAACGTTTATAAAAAAGGAGAGTAG
- a CDS encoding thioredoxin family protein has product MRLTKVACFIALILTYPFFVNGQVKFKNLQYQAALQKAAKDGKLLFVFVPTPDCVVCKDITLKNFSDAALSDKIAKDFIAITLSTKDISYTTLTDHFDRANTGGILFIGPKGNVLHQLAYNSSTSKEYIKACDKAISNKAGMDSLEVLTKEYNAGNTDITFLETYINKRIDLGLDIDDLLDEYATLVPKDSLMSSYRINSFIMEHVSIYGSSADDAWHTSKSMYKEVWYRTDRKVRSAVNKRVRIKSMAKAVKEKNDNYALRVIRAFTEGNSIKKSKTAQKNYSLYCADYYWAVRDTQSYIYNAKIYIDQYINNVLLDSIRAWDKRQIEKTTANVDSLNDSVEVPTQTFAKFYASTLNQHAWNFYKAAKKSTDLRNASYWSLKSLELEENEGLYWDTYARLLYVLGDKIKAIDAEKKAIDLVTKKGYSYTAEDFKKVLKNMQSNKTTID; this is encoded by the coding sequence ATGAGACTAACAAAAGTTGCTTGTTTTATCGCATTGATTTTGACCTATCCTTTTTTTGTAAACGGTCAAGTGAAATTCAAGAACTTACAATATCAGGCAGCTCTTCAAAAAGCTGCAAAAGATGGTAAATTACTTTTTGTTTTTGTTCCAACTCCGGATTGTGTAGTATGTAAGGACATAACACTTAAAAATTTTTCGGATGCAGCCCTGAGCGATAAAATAGCAAAGGATTTTATTGCTATTACTTTATCAACAAAAGATATTTCTTACACAACGTTAACCGATCATTTTGACAGAGCCAATACCGGAGGTATTTTATTTATTGGTCCCAAAGGAAATGTACTGCATCAATTGGCGTATAACAGCTCAACTTCAAAAGAATATATAAAAGCCTGCGATAAAGCAATATCAAATAAGGCAGGGATGGACAGTTTGGAAGTGCTGACAAAAGAATACAATGCAGGGAATACAGATATTACTTTTTTAGAAACATATATTAATAAAAGAATTGACCTGGGATTAGATATTGATGATCTTCTTGATGAATATGCAACACTTGTTCCAAAAGATTCATTAATGTCTTCTTACAGAATAAACTCATTTATCATGGAGCATGTTTCTATATACGGATCAAGTGCTGATGATGCATGGCATACCAGCAAGTCTATGTACAAAGAAGTATGGTATAGAACCGATCGAAAAGTTCGTTCAGCGGTAAATAAAAGGGTTCGTATCAAATCGATGGCCAAAGCAGTTAAAGAGAAAAATGATAATTATGCATTACGTGTGATCCGTGCATTTACTGAGGGGAATTCTATTAAAAAATCTAAAACAGCACAAAAGAATTATTCACTTTATTGTGCAGATTATTACTGGGCTGTAAGAGATACCCAGTCATATATTTATAATGCCAAAATTTATATAGATCAATATATTAATAATGTTTTGTTGGATTCTATCAGGGCCTGGGATAAAAGACAGATAGAAAAGACAACTGCGAATGTTGATTCTTTAAATGATAGTGTGGAGGTCCCGACACAAACATTTGCAAAGTTTTATGCTTCAACGCTTAACCAGCATGCCTGGAATTTTTATAAGGCAGCAAAAAAATCTACCGATCTTAGAAATGCCAGTTATTGGAGTTTGAAATCACTTGAGCTGGAGGAAAATGAAGGATTGTATTGGGATACATACGCAAGACTTTTATATGTGCTCGGCGATAAGATCAAGGCAATCGATGCAGAAAAGAAAGCAATTGACCTGGTAACAAAAAAAGGGTACAGCTATACGGCCGAAGATTTCAAAAAAGTATTGAAAAATATGCAGTCAAATAAAACTACGATTGATTAG
- a CDS encoding transketolase, whose product MSNLKDTATQIRRDIVRMVHAVQSGHPGGSLGCTEFLTALYFKVMKHNPAFNMDGVGEDVFFLSNGHISPVFYSVLSRSGYFPTKELNTFRKINSRLQGHPTTHEHLPGVRMASGSLGQGLSVAAGAALAKKLNNDNSLVFSLHGDGELDEGQNWEAILFAAHKKIDNLIATVDWNGQQIDGPTDKVLGLGNLAAKFDAFGWEVIHLDKGNDIDEVVATLEKAKTLTGKGKPVVILMRTEMGAGIDFMVGSHEWHGIAPNDEQLAKALAQLPETLGDY is encoded by the coding sequence ATGAGTAACTTGAAAGATACTGCAACACAAATACGCAGAGATATTGTAAGAATGGTGCATGCAGTGCAAAGTGGGCACCCGGGTGGTTCTTTGGGCTGTACCGAGTTTTTAACAGCCTTGTATTTTAAGGTAATGAAGCATAATCCTGCCTTTAATATGGATGGTGTTGGAGAAGATGTGTTTTTCCTGAGTAATGGCCACATTTCTCCTGTTTTTTATAGCGTTTTGTCACGTAGCGGGTATTTTCCTACCAAAGAGTTAAATACCTTCAGAAAAATCAATAGCCGCTTACAGGGGCATCCTACTACCCACGAGCATTTGCCGGGGGTGCGTATGGCCAGCGGATCTTTAGGACAAGGGCTTAGCGTAGCTGCAGGAGCCGCTTTAGCAAAAAAATTGAATAACGACAATAGCCTTGTTTTCTCTTTACATGGTGATGGTGAATTGGATGAGGGGCAAAACTGGGAAGCTATTTTATTTGCTGCCCATAAAAAAATCGATAATTTGATCGCCACTGTTGACTGGAATGGTCAACAGATCGATGGACCTACAGATAAAGTATTGGGTTTGGGCAACTTAGCTGCAAAATTTGATGCTTTTGGCTGGGAAGTAATTCATCTTGATAAAGGAAATGATATTGATGAAGTGGTAGCTACATTGGAAAAGGCTAAAACTTTGACCGGTAAAGGTAAACCAGTTGTTATTTTGATGAGAACTGAAATGGGAGCAGGAATCGATTTTATGGTTGGTAGCCACGAATGGCATGGTATTGCCCCAAATGACGAACAACTGGCAAAAGCATTGGCTCAATTGCCGGAGACTTTAGGCGATTATTAA
- the rbfA gene encoding 30S ribosome-binding factor RbfA, which translates to MQAETKRQKQVAGLINEELNDIFRRMGLNMMDGGMISIANVKITPDLFEARVYLSMFQVKDTQAALLKFEEKNKEIRKELGTRVRHQLRSIPELKFFIDDTLDYVFKMEELFEKIKKEEKDK; encoded by the coding sequence ATGCAAGCAGAAACCAAACGTCAGAAACAAGTAGCAGGCCTGATCAATGAAGAGTTGAATGATATTTTTCGCCGTATGGGATTAAATATGATGGATGGTGGAATGATCTCTATTGCAAACGTAAAAATCACTCCCGACCTCTTTGAGGCAAGAGTATACCTGAGCATGTTTCAGGTAAAAGATACTCAGGCTGCACTATTGAAATTTGAAGAAAAAAATAAAGAGATCCGAAAAGAACTCGGTACCCGTGTTCGTCATCAATTAAGAAGTATTCCGGAATTAAAATTCTTTATTGATGATACATTGGATTATGTTTTCAAAATGGAAGAATTGTTTGAAAAGATAAAGAAAGAAGAAAAAGACAAATAG
- a CDS encoding FtsX-like permease family protein, with product MYLRFAWRYFKAKKSANAINIIAWVTVGVIAFATTCQILVLSVFNGFEDLVKSLYASFYADVKIIPAKGKTFTLTPEQISSIKQRKGINAVSLIAEEKALIKNEDAQAIVYLKGVDNNFLNVSGVPGKTVQGKFNTGTAEDPGLIVGYGVQNAAAINVDGAFAPSVLTLILPKKGVTQVTDPLQALSEGNVTATGVFMIQQDFDSKYAITNIDFVKQQMGFTENEFSAAEVRLNSKVDPKQAQQDLSNLLGSKYTVQTKYQQNTSLYTTMRLEKWFIYGVLTLILIIAAFNMISALTMLVLEKQKDISVLQSMGANKQMIYKIFLSEGLLLGVIGAVTGVILASIICMLQMKYKLVKLQGGSFLIDYFPVKLQVTDFALVTITVLLITFFASWLPARKAANQPIELR from the coding sequence ATGTATTTACGTTTCGCCTGGAGATATTTTAAAGCAAAAAAAAGTGCCAACGCTATCAACATCATCGCCTGGGTTACAGTAGGCGTAATTGCTTTTGCCACTACCTGCCAGATTTTAGTATTAAGCGTTTTTAATGGATTTGAAGACCTGGTAAAATCGCTCTACGCATCTTTTTATGCAGATGTAAAAATAATTCCTGCCAAAGGCAAAACATTTACACTTACTCCCGAGCAGATATCATCCATCAAACAACGTAAAGGAATAAACGCAGTTTCACTGATTGCCGAAGAAAAAGCATTAATAAAGAATGAAGATGCCCAGGCAATTGTTTACCTGAAAGGTGTAGATAATAATTTTTTAAACGTTAGTGGTGTACCGGGTAAAACAGTGCAGGGTAAATTTAATACCGGTACTGCAGAAGATCCCGGACTGATAGTTGGTTATGGCGTACAAAATGCCGCTGCAATTAATGTTGACGGGGCATTTGCGCCATCTGTACTTACCCTCATCTTACCTAAAAAAGGCGTTACGCAGGTTACTGACCCATTGCAGGCGTTAAGCGAAGGAAATGTTACAGCAACCGGTGTATTTATGATCCAGCAGGATTTTGATAGTAAATATGCTATTACCAATATTGATTTTGTAAAACAACAAATGGGTTTTACTGAAAATGAATTCAGTGCAGCTGAAGTCAGGCTTAATAGCAAAGTTGATCCAAAGCAAGCACAACAAGATCTATCAAACTTATTAGGGAGTAAGTATACTGTACAAACAAAATATCAGCAGAACACTAGTTTATATACTACCATGAGATTGGAAAAATGGTTCATCTACGGCGTACTTACTTTGATATTGATCATTGCTGCTTTTAATATGATCAGTGCTTTAACAATGCTCGTTCTTGAAAAACAAAAAGACATTAGTGTGTTGCAAAGTATGGGCGCCAATAAACAAATGATCTACAAGATCTTTCTTAGTGAAGGATTATTACTAGGTGTTATAGGGGCTGTTACAGGCGTTATTTTGGCCAGTATTATTTGTATGCTACAAATGAAATACAAACTGGTAAAATTACAGGGAGGTTCTTTTCTGATCGATTATTTTCCGGTGAAACTGCAGGTAACAGATTTTGCACTGGTTACCATTACCGTATTACTCATTACATTTTTTGCATCATGGCTACCTGCACGAAAAGCTGCTAATCAACCGATTGAATTGCGTTGA
- a CDS encoding glycosyltransferase family 4 protein, whose translation MDHIFLSAALAFLITFFAIPIIIQVARDKKLFDEPDERKVHKVVIPTLGGLGIFAGFILATLIGAPTGGRELQFVAAATIVIFFLGIKDDILVLSAAKKFLGQIIAAGIIIWFGKLQITDMHGIFGIHGLPQTASLALTFFTALVIINSFNLIDGVDGLAGSLGLLTTLVFGTYFFFAGEGMYAVMAFALSGSIIAFLIYNFSPAKIFMGDTGSLLLGLVNAVLVIKFIGVAGNPASAIPLHASPAIGFAILIVPLFDTLRVFGLRILDRRSPFSPDRTHVHHFLLDMGLNHKKITFVCIGVNIGFILLAFFLRDLGTTTVLGIVLLSALAMIGLIYYLRSKNNLLQASAKLKREESILKPRKLFTLASEAVEAD comes from the coding sequence ATGGATCATATTTTTCTCAGTGCTGCGTTGGCGTTTTTGATTACATTTTTTGCAATCCCAATAATCATTCAGGTTGCTCGTGACAAAAAATTATTTGATGAACCGGACGAAAGAAAGGTACACAAGGTTGTTATCCCTACGTTAGGTGGTCTGGGTATATTCGCAGGCTTCATTTTAGCTACTTTGATTGGCGCTCCAACAGGAGGAAGAGAATTGCAATTTGTTGCAGCTGCTACTATAGTCATTTTCTTTTTGGGTATCAAAGATGATATTCTTGTTTTGTCCGCTGCCAAAAAATTTCTTGGTCAGATAATCGCTGCAGGTATAATTATTTGGTTTGGCAAATTGCAGATAACTGACATGCATGGCATTTTCGGTATTCATGGGCTGCCTCAAACAGCCAGCCTTGCACTTACATTCTTCACTGCACTTGTTATCATCAATTCTTTCAATTTAATAGATGGCGTGGATGGTTTGGCTGGTAGTTTAGGGTTACTGACCACCCTCGTATTCGGCACTTATTTCTTTTTTGCCGGAGAAGGCATGTACGCTGTAATGGCGTTTGCTTTATCAGGTAGTATCATTGCATTCCTTATCTATAATTTTTCTCCGGCTAAAATATTTATGGGTGATACCGGTTCTTTACTATTAGGACTAGTAAATGCTGTATTGGTCATTAAATTCATTGGTGTTGCCGGTAACCCTGCTAGTGCTATTCCTCTTCATGCTTCGCCTGCAATAGGCTTTGCAATACTGATTGTACCATTATTTGATACACTTCGTGTTTTTGGATTACGTATTTTAGACAGACGCTCTCCGTTTAGCCCTGACAGAACTCATGTTCATCATTTTTTATTAGATATGGGGCTGAACCACAAAAAAATAACTTTTGTGTGTATAGGAGTAAATATTGGATTCATCTTATTGGCATTCTTTTTACGTGATCTCGGAACTACTACTGTATTGGGAATAGTCCTGTTAAGTGCATTGGCTATGATCGGCCTTATTTACTACTTACGGTCAAAAAATAATTTATTGCAAGCGTCAGCTAAATTAAAACGTGAAGAGTCTATTTTAAAACCACGCAAACTATTTACCCTTGCGTCAGAGGCTGTAGAAGCGGACTGA